Proteins from one Malaya genurostris strain Urasoe2022 chromosome 2, Malgen_1.1, whole genome shotgun sequence genomic window:
- the LOC131430629 gene encoding probable chitinase 10 isoform X1, with the protein MTKWMKLKPTLVVLVVCWTAIGTNAYRNVQPEAVSFRRDSVEAVPSHGLQKTAAFTQDDIFGTKSLPLRSAVESIPANLVDEHLPLRDAVEFRILDMDNTIEVVVSDVMSVVAKEKQRIDSAEVLDFRVPSNPLFQNKYAAYSFPTQYDKKNPQPFRFGSPYQQLVDVNTLKQLPMVEYNHIQRVASLKQSRDDYKVICHMTNWAFYRKDEAQFIPEQIDTKLCTHIVYSFASLDPISLTMKEFDPWADIENDMYRRTIRAGKSEIPVLLGIGGWTDSVGNKYSTMVSSPQNRRNFIQNAIYLLKTYGFSGLHFDWNYPVCWQSDCSKGPSRDKPNLTKLMMEMQQQFAKEQLIVSMSISGYKEVITEAYEIAQLSNIVDFMTVMTYDYHGSWESQTGHVSPLYGNSGDKYPQYNVDYTMQLLVKMGAQKDKLIMGVPLYGQTFTLTRSRNRNEVAGFDTPSSGPGNAGEDTKQPGMLAYSEICQRVRKRKWKTARDSSLKSGPYATYIDQWVGYDDPVSVTVKAQYVMKAGYGGISAWTIDLDDFQNRCCEERYPVLSAINRAFGRLKTPQPTASDCTRPVQPTTPSPAEMTIGVDNGGGPTVSTTSWPTWQEPSTTKRTTTRSTSTTTATTTTTTTERPTTTRRSTTTPRTTRRTTTTTTYVPPTTTVGTTIPAPGLVQPELTEGGPCESNQYKAHQRSCNSYYRCVYGEFRQQFCAGGLHWNEAASLCDWPSSAKCTRDSVDAIPSDTPTTTTTTETPTTTRRRTTTTTRYTRPTTTTRYTTHPSRWTTSQPQTTTNKPRPTKKPVTTTKKPVQKPTDKCVNGQYYPHKSCDSFYICVNEKKISQQCGPGLFWNQNEKSCDWEDNVNCISRPQYFRLLAKYANFEELKILSVDDPCEDENFVPYPGDCTQYLICNWGRLEAATCANGLHWNQAQMICDWPINAKCHRNPTSESTETSSEEESNHHHEVDQDIDRPSSKPTTTTTTTTTTTTTSTTTTERPILEPLSGYYKMVCYFTNWAWYRKGYGKYTPDHIRTDLCTHIVYGFAVLDYSSLTIKTHDSWADIDNKFYTRVVAAKEKGVKVTLAIGGWNDSAGDKYSRLVRSAASRSKFIQHVVGFLEKYGFEGLDLDWEYPVCWQVDCKKGYADEKEGFASLVRELSEEFKPRGWLLSAAVSPSKTVIDAGYDVPTLAEYFDWIAVMTYDFHGQWDKKTGHVAPLYYHPEDEISFFNANYSINYWIELGAPARKLVMGMPLYGQSFGLADTKRNGLNAKAPGPGQAGEFTRAAGFLAYYEICDRIQNKEWVVVQDDLKRMGPFAYKGNQWVSFDDKEALLRKVQFIRAMNLGGGMIWALDLDDFKNRCGQGHHPLLTAIREGLRDPPKGVEDVRKFFFQLFYQGKFLVMLNYFEASVVPETNKPEEGIAPVTTNSNHEHHHHHHHHETTDNSEQEEIALELDYNYKVVCYFTNWAWYRQGKGKYVPEDIDPDLCTHIVYGFAVLDREKLVIKPHDSWADIDNRFYERVVEWKKKGKKVTVAIGGWNDSAGDKYSRLVRSAVARSKFISNVVEFIEKYGFDGLDLDWEYPVCWQVDCTKGHADEKDNFANLVIELSEVFKPKGLLLSSAVSPSKKVIDAGYNVVTLSDYMDWIAVMAYDYHGQWDKQTGHVAPMYEHPDDFDKTFNANFTIHYWIGEGADPRKLVMGMPMYGQSFSLADVKNHDLNAKTYGGGEAGEYTRARGFLSYYEICTNIRSKKWTVVRDRKGRMGPYAYKGDQWVSFDDQFMIRHKSEYVKAMGLGGAMIWALDLDDFRNSCDCEEYTLLRTINRVLRNYPGPGPRCLLETESGPTRPTTAGTSTTQKTTTRPTFTTTTRTTSAITKKPTTTTRRPTPTRPITTTTESFEYEEFNEISNQQSCTDGRLFVPHQSDCRKYYICQYGKLYEQTCPGGLYWNDGHCDWPQNSNCQIKEPFGPSTTTRKPTTTNQTTTRKTTTTTAPPKRTTTRSTTIWWSPETTSKRPTRPPITDPDTQLTGRNDYKVVCYFTNWAWYRQGDGKYTPDHIDDNLCTHIVYGFAVLDRESLTIKTHDSWADIDNQFYERVVEHKRNGAKVTLALGGWNDSLGDKYSKLVRNPSARARFVKQAVEFIEKFNFDGLDLDWEYPVCWQVDCQKGFPDEKQGFADLVKELAVEFRPRKWLLSAAVSPSKMVIDAGYEVPVLAEYFDWIAVMTYDFHGNWDKQTGHVAPLYYYPGDTYDYFNANFSINYWIEKGAPSKKLVMGMPLYGQSFSLADSTRNGLNEKSYGPGEAGEFTRAGGFLAYYEICEKVNQNGWAVQRDEEGRIGPYAYRGNQWVSYDDVDEIRRKTQYLKRMNLGGGMVWALDLDDFRGRCGCGRHPLLRTMNQELGRITTKRPENCT; encoded by the exons ATGACTAAGTGGATGAAATTAAAGCCG ACGCTCGTTGTCCTTGTGGTTTGTTGGACAGCGATCGGTACCAATGCCTACAGGAATGTACAACCGGAAGCCGTTTCATTCCGGCGAGACAGCGTGGAAGCGGTTCCATCACATGGATTACAAAAAACGGCCGCCTTCACACAGGATGATATCTTCGGAACGAAATCGCTACCACTAAGAAGCGCTGTTGAGAGCATTCCGGCAAACCT AGTTGATGAACATCTACCGCTGCGTGACGCAGTTGAGTTTCGTATTTTGGATATGGATAACACCATTGAGGTTGTCGTTAGTGATGTTATGTCGGTAGTGGCAAAGGAGAAACAACGAATTGATTCTGCCGAAGTTCTAGACTTCCGAGTGCCATCGAATCCGCTTTTTCAGAACAAATATGCAGCTTATTCATTCCCTACACAATACGACAAGAAAAATCCACAGCCCTTCAGATTCGGATCACCGTATCAACAGCTTGTGGACGTGAACACGCTGAAACAATTACCCATGGTGGAGTACAATCATATTCAAAGGGTTGCAAGTCTCAAACAAAGCAGAGacgattataaggttatttgccATATGACCAACTGGGCATTCTACAGAAAGGACGAAGCTCAGTTCATACCTGAGCAGATCGACACCAAATTATGCACGCATATAGTCTACTCGTTTGCATCTCTGGATCCAATCAGTTTGACCATGAAGGAGTTTGATCCATGGGCGGATATCGAAAATG ATATGTATAGACGAACTATTCGGGCAGGTAAATCGGAAATTCCTGTTCTACTAGGAATAGGTGGTTGGACTGATTCAGTTGGTAATAAGTATTCTACTATGGTAAGCTCGCCCCAGAATCGcaggaatttcattcaaaatgctATTTATTTACTGAAAACATATGGATTCTCCGGTTTGCATTTCGATTGGAACTATCCGGTTTGTTGGCAAAGTGATTGCTCCAAAGGTCCATCCCGCGATAAACCGAATCTCACGAAATTGATGATGGAAATGCAACAGCAATTCGCCAAAGAGCAACTCATCGTTAGCATGAGTATTTCAGGATATAAAGAAGTTATCACCGAGGCTTATGAAATTGCTCAGCTATCGAACATTGTTGATTTCATGACTGTCATGACCTACGATTACCACGGATCATGGGAATCGCAAACCGGGCACGTAAGTCCCCTGTACGGGAATTCAGGAGACAAGTATCCTCAGTACAATGTTGATTATACCATGCAGTTGCTGGTTAAAATGGGTGCTCAAAAAGATAAACTGATCATGGGTGTTCCTCTTTACGGCCAGACTTTTACGCTAACACGAAGTAGGAACCGTAATGAAGTCGCTGGTTTTGATACCCCTTCTTCCGGGCCTGGAAATGCCGGCGAGGACACCAAGCAGCCGGGTATGTTAGCCTATTCCGAAATATGTCAAAGGGTAAGAAAACGAAAATGGAAGACCGCAAGAGACTCCTCACTAAAGTCCGGACCGTACGCTACTTACATCGATCAATGGGTAGGATATGATGATCCGGTATCGGTAACAGTTAAAGCTCAATATGTGATGAAAGCGGGATATGGAGGTATTTCTGCCTGGACAATCGATTTAGACGATTTCCAGAATAGATGTTGTGAGGAACGATATCCTGTATTAAGTGCTATAAATCGGGCATTTGGACGATTGAAAACTCCTCAACCTACAGCAAGCGACTGTACCCGGCCTGTTCAACCGACAACTCCTTCTCCCGCTGAAATGACTATTGGTGTAGACAATGGTGGTGGACCGACCGTCTCTACTACATCCTGGCCAACATGGCAGGAACCTTCAACTACGAAGCGAACGACAACCAGATCTACAAGCACTACAacggcaacaacaacaacaaccacaactgagagACCAACAACGACTCGTCGGTCTACTACCACACCTAGAACTACTAGAAGAACTACTACCACGACTACATACGTTCCTCCAACTACTACTGTTGGAACAACTATTCCCGCTCCGGGACTAGTTCAACCCGAACTAACCGAGGGTGGACCATGTGAATCAAATCAATATAAAGCACATCAACGTAGTTGCAATTCTTATTATCGATGTGTGTACGGAGAATTCCGGCAACAATTTTGTGCAGGGGGGCTTCATTGGAATGAAGCTGCTAGTCTGTGCGATTGGCCGTCATCTGCGAAATGCACGAGGGATTCAGTGGACGCAATTCCTTCCGATACACCAACTACAACCACAACAACAGAAACACCAACAACCACGCGACGACGAACAACCACTACCACCAGATACACACGTCCGACAACGACAACTAGATATACGACGCATCCTTCCAGATGGACAACAAGTCAACCTCAAACGACTACTAATAAACCTAGACCCACAAAGAAGCCAGTAACGACCACCAAAAAACCAGTTCAAAAACCGACTGATAAATGTGTCAATGGACAATATTATCCCCATAAAAGTTGCGATAGTTTCTATATTTGTGTTAACGAGAAAAAGATCTCCCAGCAATGTGGACCAGGACTGTTCTGGAACCAGAACGAAAAGAGCTGCGACTGGGAGGACAATGTAAATTGCATCAGTCGACCACAGTACTTTAGGCTGTTAGCAAAGTACGCCAATTTTGAAgaattgaaaatactttctGTAGACGATCCGTGTGAAGACGAAAACTTTGTTCCTTATCCCGGGGACTGCACACAGTATCTGATCTGTAATTGGGGACGGCTGGAAGCTGCAACTTGTGCAAATGGATTACATTGGAATCAGGCGCAGATGATATGTGACTGGCCAATTAATGCGAAGTGCCATCGAAATCCAACATCTGAGAGTACAGAGACCAGTTCAGAAGAGGAAAGTAATCATCATCACGAGGTGGATCAGGATATCGATCGTCCTTCCAGTAAGCCGACAACTaccacgacaacaacaacaacaacgacgacaACATCCACCACGACTACAGAAAGGCCCATACTTGAGCCGCTTTCGGGATACTATAAAATGGTTTGCTACTTCACCAACTGGGCTTGGTATCGGAAGGGTTACGGAAAGTATACACCGGATCACATAAGAACGGATCTCTGTACCCACATTGTGTACGGTTTTGCCGTCCTTGATTATTCCTCTCTGACAATCAAGACACATGACTCTTGGGCTGATATCGACAACAAATTCTACACACGAGTCGTAGCGGCAAAGGAGAAAGGGGTCAAAGTAACGCTGGCAATTGGAGGCTGGAATGATTCCGCCGGTGATAAATATAGCCGATTGGTGAGAAGTGCAGCATCTAGGTCAAAGTTTATCCAACACGTGGTTGGTTTCCTGGAAAAGTATGGATTCGAAGGATTGGATTTAGATTGGGAATATCCGGTTTGTTGGCAGGTCGACTGTAAGAAAGGTTACGCTGATGAAAAAGAAGGATTTGCCAGCTTGGTACGGGAATTATCAGAGGAATTCAAACCAAGGGGATGGCTTCTCTCTGCGGCAGTATCACCCAGTAAAACAGTTATTGATGCTGGTTACGATGTGCCGACCTTAGCTGAGTACTTCGACTGGATTGCTGTTATGACGTACGACTTCCACGGCCAGTGGGATAAAAAGACAGGCCATGTGGCACCGCTGTACTACCATCCAGAAGATGAAATTTCGTTCTTCAATGCG AACTACTCTATCAACTACTGGATCGAATTGGGGGCACCAGCTAGGAAATTGGTCATGGGAATGCCGCTGTATGGACAGTCCTTTGGATTGGCAGATACCAAAAGAAATGGTTTAAATGCGAAAGCTCCTGGTCCTGGACAGGCGGGAGAATTCACTCGTGCGGCGGGTTTCCTAGCGTACTATGAG ATCTGCGATCGAATTCAGAACAAAGAGTGGGTCGTTGTTCAGGACGACCTGAAACGAATGGGGCCGTTTGCGTACAAAGGCAACCAATGGGTATCTTTCGATGACAAAGAAGCCTTACTAAGAAAAGTTCAATTCATTCGGGCAATGAATCTTGGTGGTGGCATGATTTGGGCCCTAGATTTAGATGATTTCAAAAATCGTTGCGGGCAGGGTCACCATCCTTTGTTGACAGCCATTCGAGAAGGGCTTAGAGATCCACCAAAAGGGGTGGAAGATGttcgtaagtttttttttcaattattctaTCAGGGTAAATTTTTGGTAAtgttaaattattttgaagctTCCGTAGTCCCAGAAACAAACAAACCGGAAGAGGGTATTGCACCAGTAACTACAAATTCTAATCacgaacatcatcatcatcatcatcatcatgaaaCAACAGATAATTCTGAGCAAGAAGAAATAGCCCTTGAACTAGATTATAACTACAAAGTTGTTTGTTATTTCACCAATTGGGCATGGTATCGCCAGGGCAAAGGGAAATATGTTCCAGAAGATATTGATCCAGACCTGTGTACGCACATCGTGTATGGTTTCGCTGTGTTGGACCGTGAGAAATTGGTAATAAAGCCTCATGACTCGTGGGCCGATATTGACAATCGCTTTTACGAGCGTGTTGTAGAATGGAAGAAGAAAGGAAAAAAGGTAACTGTAGCAATCGGAGGTTGGAATGATTCGGCTGGTGATAAGTATAGCCGATTAGTGCGAAGTGCCGTTGCAAGGAGCAAGTTTATTTCCAACGTCGTAGAATTCATCGAGAAATATGGATTCGATGGTTTAGATCTCGATTGGGAGTATCCAGTTTGCTGGCAAGTTGACTGCACTAAAGGTCACGCGGATGAGAAAGATAATTTTGCCAATTTGGTCATTGAGTTGTCCGAAGTATTTAAACCGAAAGGATTACTGCTATCATCTGCTGTTTCTCCCAGCAAAAAGGTCATTGATGCAGGTTACAATGTGGTGACACTTTCTGACTACATGGATTGGATTGCCGTGATGGCATATGATTATCATGGTCAGTGGGACAAGCAAACTGGACACGTTGCTCCAATGTACGAGCATCCTGATGATTTTGATAAAACGTTTAATGCCAATTTTACGATTCATTATTGGATTGGCGAAGGAGCTGACCCACGTAAGTTAGTTATGGGAATGCCAATGTATGGACAGTCATTCTCTCTCGCAGATGTGAAGAACCACGATCTTAACGCAAAAACCTACGGCGGTGGAGAAGCTGGAGAATATACCAGAGCTCGGGGTTTCCTTTCGTATTATGAG ATATGTACCAACATTAGGAGCAAAAAGTGGACAGTTGTACGAGATCGTAAAGGACGAATGGGTCCTTATGCATACAAAGGTGACCAATGGGTGTCGTTTGATGACCAATTTATGATACGCCATAAAAGTGAGTATGTCAAGGCAATGGGTCTCGGTGGTGCTATGATTTGGGCATTGGATCTTGACGATTTCCGTAACTCTTGTGACTGTGAAGAGTATACTTTACTAAGAACTATCAACAGAGTACTGAGAAACTATCCAGGACCTGGGCCAAGATGTCTTCTGGAAACAGAATCAGGACCGACTCGACCCACAACGGCTGGAACAAGTACAACTCAAAAAACCACTACCAGACCAACGTTTACTACAACCACCAGAACTACTTCCGCTATCACCAAAAAGCCTACGACTACCACTAGACGACCAACACCAACGAGACCCATAACTACAACCACGGAATCGTTCGAGTACGAAGAGTTCAATGAAATATCTAATCAACAAAGCTGCACCGATGGACGCCTATTCGTTCCTCACCAATCAGATTGTAGAAAGTATTACATCTGTCAGTATGGCAAGCTGTATGAACAAAC CTGTCCGGGGGGTTTGTACTGGAACGATGGCCATTGTGATTGGCCTCAGAACAGCAATTGTCAGATCAAGGAACCATTCGGACCATCGACCACCACCCGAAAACCTACGACTACGAACCAGACTACCACAAGAAAAACTACAACTACTACTGCCCCACCAAAACGTACTACCACTAGAAGCACTACGATTTGGTGGTCACCTGAAACAACTTCCAAGAGACCAACGCGGCCCCCAATAACGGACCCCGATACTCAGTTGACGGGGAGAAACGATTATAAGGTTGTCTGCTACTTCACAAACTGGGCATGGTATCGGCAAGGTGATGGGAAATACACACCAGACCATATCGACGATAATCTATGTACTCATATAGTATATGGATTCGCGGTACTCGATAGAGAAAGCTTAACCATTAAAACGCATGACTCATGGGCTGATATTGATAATCAGTTCTACGAACGAGTTGTGGAGCATAAACGTAACGGAGCGAAAGTAACGCTTGCCTTGGGTGGATGGAACGATTCTTTGGGCGATAAATACAGTAAATTAGTAAGAAATCCGTCCGCTCGAGCGAGGTTTGTTAAACAAGCGGTTGAATTCATTGAGAAGTTTAATTTCGACGGACTCGATTTGGATTGGGAATATCCAGTTTGCTGGCAAGTTGACTGTCAGAAAGGTTTTCCAGATGAAAAACAAGGGTTTGCAGATCTAGTAAAGGAACTGGCGGTAGAATTCCGCCCAAGAAAATGGTTGCTTTCAGCCGCAGTTTCTCCCAGTAAAATGGTTATTGACGCGGGCTACGAAGTTCCTGTTCTTGCGGAATATTTTGATTGGATTGCTGTAATGACGTATGATTTTCATGGAAATTGGGATAAGCAAACTGGTCACGTGGCACCATTATATTATTACCCTGGAGATACCTATGATTATTTCAATGCCAACTTCTCTATCAATTACTGGATCGAAAAAGGAGCGCCTTCCAAAAAACTAGTCATGGGAATGCCTCTTTATGGACAATCTTTTTCACTGGCCGATTCCACCCGTAACGGACTGAATGAAAAATCTTATGGACCAGGTGAAGCGGGTGAATTTACGCGAGCTGGTGGATTTCTCGCCTATTATGAAATATGTGAGAAAGTTAACCAAAACGGATGGGCTGTCCAACGAGATGAGGAAGGTAGAATTGGTCCGTATGCTTACCGTGGAAATCAATGGGTTTCTTACGACGATGTTGATGAGATTCGACGGAAAACACAGTACTTGAAGCGAATGAATCTAGGCGGTGGAATGGTCTGGGCGTTGGATTTAGACGATTTCAGAGGGCGCTGTGGATGTGGTAGACATCCTTTGCTTAGGACGATGAACCAGGAATTGGGTAGGATAACAACCAAACGCCCCGAAAACTGTACCTAA